The Coleofasciculaceae cyanobacterium genomic sequence GAAGTCTGCGGAAATATATTGGACCTTCAATTGGTTCGCCAGAAATAGCCGAGGTTGCAGTTAAATCGCCAATAGACTCAATAGCAGTAATTACGTATAAAAAAGCAAAGGGAATAAACGCTCCAAAATCAAACTTCAAACCATATTTGAACGGTATGGGCAAAGTAAACAACGGTAGTTGCGATAGATTGCTAAAATCGACCAATCCCAGAGGAATCGAGACTAAATAACCCACTGCTAAACCGATGACAACCGATGACATCCGCAAAAAGTTACTGTTGAGACTATTAAGGGTAACAATTACCGCTAAAACCAAAAAAGCAACTCCTAAATAAGTCCAACTGCCAAAAGTATCGTTATTTTGGGCAGGTACACCTCCAGCCATTGAGGTAATTCCCACTTTAATTAAAGTTAAGCCTATCAAAGTTACTACTACACCCGTCACCAAAGGGGTAATGATCTTATTGGCTAGATGCAAAAAGCGGCTAATAACAATTTCAACTAAAGCCCCAAAAAAACATAAGCCAAAAATAAGACTTAGAGCATCTGTAGCACTACCACCAGCTTGTTTAGCTCCTAAACCAGCTGCAATAATTGGGGCTAAAAAAGCAAAACTTGTCCCCTGAACACTGAGTAAACCAGAACCTACGGGTCCGAATCTTTTGGCTTGAATAAAGGTGGCAATTCCTGAAACAATTAAGGATGTACTGAGAATAAAAGTTGTATCGGCTGGTGAAACTTCTAACGCCCCACAGATAATTAAACCTGGGGTAATGATGCCTACAAAACAGGCAAAGACGTGCTGTAAGGCGACAAAAATTGATTCGACAAACGGCGGACGCGCTTCTAAGCCATAAATTAAATCCGATTCAATTGAAGCAGGTGCTTCTGGTTTAATAGCTTTTTCTAAAGTTAATTCTTGATTTGTTGGTTTTACCATAATTCAATCAATTAATTTTTCATTTAGTTGTAGACAAGTAGGGGCGAACAACAATTTACCCCTACAGTTAGCCGAAGCGCAGAGTCATAAAAATAAAGCGGGCAATAAATATAGCTGCGAGAATCCAGGTAATTAGAGGAACATCGCCAGCCCTGCCTTTAAAGGTTTTTAATAGGGGATAGGTAATTAGGCCAATAGATAGCCCTGCGGCAATGGAAAAAGCAAAGGGAATAAAAAACAGCGTGAGAAATGCAGGTATGGCTTCGGTTAAATCATCCCAGCTAATACTGGTAATGCTTGCCATCATCAACACCCCAACAATAGTTAAAGCTGGAGTGGTAGCAAAAGCGGGTATGGCCTCAAAAATTGGCGTAAATATTAGGGAAATAAAGAATAGCCCCGCAACTACTACCGAAGTAAAGCCAGTACGTCCTCCCTCAGCTACTCCCGAAGCCGATTCCACAAAGGTAGTTACGCTAGATGTTCCCATAATTGCCCCTGTAGTAGTGGCGATCGCATCTGCGGTCAATGCCCGATTTGCTCTAGGTAATTCTCCATTCTCATCGATATATCCTGCCTGCATTCCTACCCCTGCAAGAGTGCCAATTGTGTCGAATAGATCGACAAACAGGAATACTAAAAGTACTGCGATAAAGTCAATCCAATTGCTGCCGTTGATTCCGCCTAGCCCAATAAATGCTGCCCCAAATAAGTTCGCGGGAAAAGCGGGAATGGAAGCAATTCCCTGGGGGGCGTTAGCGACACCAAATATCCAACCCAGGAGTGCAGTTCCAGCAATGCCCCACAACAACGCACCTTTGATACGTCGGATCATCAAGAAAGCCGTTAGGAAAATGCCAAATATGGCCATTAAACTTTGAGGTTGGGCCAAGCTGCCAAAGTCAGTTTTGGTAACTTCGTTAGCGACAATTAAGCCTGCGCCCCCCGTCTGTGTTGCCCCGCCTAAGCCGATATAGGCTAAAAATAAACCAATTCCTACCGTGGTTGCCGATTTAATTGAGCTAGGTACGGCAGTAATTAAATGACGACGAATATCGCTAATTGTTAGTAGGATAAAAATCAGTCCTTCAATAAATACAGAAGCCAAAGCGACGCGCCAGTCAATACCTAAACCCAACACCACCGAATAGGCAAAGAAAGCATTTATGCCCATCCCTGGAGCAAGGGCAAAAGGATATTTTGCCAACAAACCCATAATCAGTGTTCCGATTCCTGCTGATACTGCTGTGGCAACTACTAGTTCGGCAAATAAATCTTTTGGTTGATTGAGAAAAATAGCATCAGAAAGAATTAATGGATTGACTACCAAAATATAGGCCATCGTCATAAAGGTAGTAATCCCCGCTAGTATTTCTGTCCGAAAACTAGTTTGATACTGATCGAATTTAAAATAATTGGCGATCGCACCTTGCCAGCCTTGACGAGGCGGTTTGCCTCTGGGTCGATCGGTTTCTTTGGGATCGATTACATTCACTTGTGTAGATACTCCTTTCGGCGTCTCTTAAACCCCTGATGTCAACTCAATAGCATCAGTGAACAGTTCTTTTGCATACTGTATACAATTGCCCAGAGAAAAATTGTATCTTTGATTACTAGCTGAATATTGCGTCACAAAACTATAGGATTTTCTCAAGTTATTCTGCAAGATAGATTATTGACTAGCTAAATGATCGATTAATATTTTTGCGCCGATAAAAATTAACATTATCCCGCCAATTAGTTCTAATTTAAATTTACATAAATTACCCCATTTATGACCAAGATAAACACTAATTAAGGATAGCCAAAAAGTAATAATGCCGATAATTGCTGCTGCCAAGAAAATAGAAATTTTTAGGACTGATAAGCTCAAACCAACAGCTAAAGCATCAATGCTGGTTGCGATCGCCAGTCCTAATAAAGTGTAATTATCTAAGGGATTAAATTTAGCTTGCGTTTCTTCTTGTTGACAAGCTTGATAGATCATTTTGCCACCAATAGCAGTTAATAAAACAAAAGCAATCCAATGATCTACTTGAATAATTGACTCGCGAAAAGTTAAGCCAGTTAGCCAGCCAATCAAAGGCATTATTCCTTGAAAAATGCCAAATGCCAAAGCAATTTTGACAGCTTTATTGAATTTAATATGTTTAATAAATAAACCACTACTCAAAGAAACAGCACAAGCATCAGCAGCCAAACCTATTCCAATGAGATAAATATTCGCTAATTCCATTTTCCAAAATTTTTAAATTAGTTTTAGTTTAGCTGATATGTTAGTTTATTTATTATCATAATTAAATCATCTTGTATTCATTTTTTTATCATATTTAATGCTTATCAGATTAGTTATTAACTGTTAGTTAATAAAAACTGGCTCTACTTTCGCCTCATCAATATCACAGGCCGATCATTCATCATCTGGTGTTCTAGTTTTATATTGAGTTGGTCGATACTTGCATACTTTCTCCAGTTTTTTTTACAAAATTGTATATTTAATTACCTGTTGGTCTTTTGTCATAAAACTACAATTTTTTCTGAAGCTCAGATCAATTACATAATGACAAGGGAAATGAGAGGTAAAAATTCCGTCGATCCACCAGTCACAGTTGTTATCTCGCGACGAGTAAAACCTGGATGCGAAGCAGCATTTGAAAAATTCATCTCTGGTATTACTGCCACAGCCATGACTTTTGAAGGGCATTTAGGGACTAATGTTTTTCGCCCTAATAGTTCAGCAGACAATGAATATCAAATCATTTTTAAATTTGATCGTGCTAGCAACCTCCAGATCTGGGAAGAATCAGAGTGTCGCCGTCAGTGGTTAGCTCGCGCTGAAAGTTTGCGCTTAGAGCCAGCTAGAATTAGAGTGATTACGGGCTTAGAAACTTGGTTTACCTTACCTTCTCCTAAACTAATTTTGCCACCACCGCGCTATAAAATGGCAACAATTACTCTGTTTGCTCTGTTTCCTCTAATTCAACTGGCGAATCTAACGCTTGCGCCTTTATTAGAATTTTTTCCTTTACCTGTACTGCTGAAAAGTTTAATTATTACTGCCATACTCGTATTGCTGATGACTTATGTGGTGATGCCAAGAATGACCAAACTGTTTGCTCGATGGCTATATCCTAAAAAGCGGTTGATTCGTAAGCAATAATTTACATAATTGCTTTGCTACTTAAATGACAATTACGCTTATATTAAGCATTATTAAATATTAGTCTCTCTAAATAACTTGCTCGAGTTAACTGTCCTATACTTAGCTCTGGCCGATCGAATTAAGCAGAGGAAATGCTGCTCAAGTTTCATTGCCTCGCAAATAGGCACAGATGTAATAACACACCTAAATGCAAAGGAGGGTTTTCCAGTATGAGTTCTCAGTCTTTTGGACTCACGTCGTATACAGACGAGCGCATTCATTGCCGAGTGATTCAACTACTTGAGAATCGTGAGCGAGGTATGCTTCTAGATATTGGGGCTGGCACTGGTGCTTTGAGCAAAAAGTTGCAGGAGTTGGGGTTCTCAGTCAGTGCGTGCGACCTTCATTGCGACAACTTTATACCGAAGGAAATCCCATTCAAGGTGGCAAACCTCAATGATGCTTTGCCTTACGATAACGCAAGTTTTGATGTGGTTGTGGGAACAGAAATTATCGAACACTTGGAAAACCCTTGGCATTTAGTGCGTGAACTACACAGAGTAACGAAACCTGGCGGCACTATAGTGCTCAGCACACCCAACCTAGACAATTGGTATGTTAGGTTGATATTTTTTCTCACAGGAAAACTCTACAATTTCCTTAGTAGCTACGAAGCTATTGGTCATATTACACCAGTTTTTCTGTGGAATTTGCGTCGGATGTGTGAAGGAAAGTTTGACATCGAACAAGTCCTAACAACTGAAACCAAAATACCAGGATTGGGTCTATGGTTGCCGCTCAGAGGGTTCTTCTGGGGGCAGTGCTTTGTAGCGCAACTTCAGAGGGTACAGGAGACAGACGTTAAGCCCAGAACGTGGTACGGTAATACAGAAGAATGAGTTAGGTTTTTAGCTGAGAAAATTTGGGGGAAACATAAAGTTAACCTTGGATAAAGGTTTTAACAAAGCTAATAGCTAACGGCTAAGGGCTAATAGCTTACCGCAAAGTAGTTTAAGCGATCGCGACGGTTTTACAATTTTGAATCATGTTTCTCTAGTTTAATCGCCTTAATCAATGAAGAATTTGCAGTTACCCCAAAAAATCATGCTATTAGGTGCGGGAGAGTTGGGCAAAGAGTTTGTCATCGCTGCACAACGTTTGGGTAATTTTGTCGTGGCGATAGATCGTTACCCTAACGCACCAGCCATGCAGGTAGCCGACGCATCAGAAGTTATTTCCATGCTCAATGGTGATGATTTAGAGCGGGTTGTCAATAAATATCAGCCAGATTTTATCGTGCCAGAAATTGAGGCGATCCGTACGGAAAAGCTGGAGGAATTTGAACAAAGAGGTATTACGGTAATTCCTACCGCAGCAGCAACTAACTACACGATGAATCGCGATCGCATTCGTGAACTTGCTGCCCAAAAATTAGGTGTCCGTACTGCCAAATACGCTTACGCCAGCAGCCTCGAAGAATTAGCTCAAGCATCAGCAGAACTCGGCTTTCCTAATGTGGTTAAACCCGTGATGTCTTCTTCTGGCAAAGGACAGTCCATTGTTTATGCAGCTAACGAAGTAGCCGCAGCCTGGGAATATGCCATTGAAGGTGCCAGGGGAGACACTCAAAAAATTATTGTCGAAGAATTAATCGATTTTGAAATTGAAATTACTCTTTTGACCGTGAAACAATGGGATGCACCAACTATCTTTTGTCCTCCTATTGGTCATCGTCAGGAAAGAGGAGATTACCAAGAATCGTGGCAACCCGCGGATATATCCGTCGCCAAAATTCAACAGGCTGAAGCGATCGCTGCTAAAGTAACCGATGCTCTGGGTGGAGCAGGAATATTTGGCGTAGAATTCTTTATTACTCAAGATGAGGTAATATTTTCTGAACTGTCTCCTCGCCCCCACGATACGGGAATGGTTACGTTAATTTCGCAAAACTTAAATGAATTTGAACTGCATTTACGAGCAATTCTAGGTCTGCCCATTCCTAAAATAGACGTGTTTGCGCCATCTGCTAGTGCCGTAATTTTGGCAGAGAAACATTCAGCGCAAATTAGCTTTGCCAACGTGGCAAAA encodes the following:
- a CDS encoding nucleobase:cation symporter-2 family protein: MVKPTNQELTLEKAIKPEAPASIESDLIYGLEARPPFVESIFVALQHVFACFVGIITPGLIICGALEVSPADTTFILSTSLIVSGIATFIQAKRFGPVGSGLLSVQGTSFAFLAPIIAAGLGAKQAGGSATDALSLIFGLCFFGALVEIVISRFLHLANKIITPLVTGVVVTLIGLTLIKVGITSMAGGVPAQNNDTFGSWTYLGVAFLVLAVIVTLNSLNSNFLRMSSVVIGLAVGYLVSIPLGLVDFSNLSQLPLFTLPIPFKYGLKFDFGAFIPFAFLYVITAIESIGDLTATSAISGEPIEGPIYFRRLQGGILGDGINSMIAAAFNTFPNTTFSQNNGVIQLTGVGSRYVGYFISVIFLILGLFPLISGVFQALPQPVLGGATIIMFGTVAVAGIKILSMVNLTKRNSIILAVALSMGLGVTFVPEILDASPELIKSIFSSGISSGGLTALILNMVLPGRE
- a CDS encoding NCS2 family permease, producing MNVIDPKETDRPRGKPPRQGWQGAIANYFKFDQYQTSFRTEILAGITTFMTMAYILVVNPLILSDAIFLNQPKDLFAELVVATAVSAGIGTLIMGLLAKYPFALAPGMGINAFFAYSVVLGLGIDWRVALASVFIEGLIFILLTISDIRRHLITAVPSSIKSATTVGIGLFLAYIGLGGATQTGGAGLIVANEVTKTDFGSLAQPQSLMAIFGIFLTAFLMIRRIKGALLWGIAGTALLGWIFGVANAPQGIASIPAFPANLFGAAFIGLGGINGSNWIDFIAVLLVFLFVDLFDTIGTLAGVGMQAGYIDENGELPRANRALTADAIATTTGAIMGTSSVTTFVESASGVAEGGRTGFTSVVVAGLFFISLIFTPIFEAIPAFATTPALTIVGVLMMASITSISWDDLTEAIPAFLTLFFIPFAFSIAAGLSIGLITYPLLKTFKGRAGDVPLITWILAAIFIARFIFMTLRFG
- a CDS encoding manganese efflux pump MntP family protein, whose translation is MELANIYLIGIGLAADACAVSLSSGLFIKHIKFNKAVKIALAFGIFQGIMPLIGWLTGLTFRESIIQVDHWIAFVLLTAIGGKMIYQACQQEETQAKFNPLDNYTLLGLAIATSIDALAVGLSLSVLKISIFLAAAIIGIITFWLSLISVYLGHKWGNLCKFKLELIGGIMLIFIGAKILIDHLASQ
- a CDS encoding antibiotic biosynthesis monooxygenase, yielding MTREMRGKNSVDPPVTVVISRRVKPGCEAAFEKFISGITATAMTFEGHLGTNVFRPNSSADNEYQIIFKFDRASNLQIWEESECRRQWLARAESLRLEPARIRVITGLETWFTLPSPKLILPPPRYKMATITLFALFPLIQLANLTLAPLLEFFPLPVLLKSLIITAILVLLMTYVVMPRMTKLFARWLYPKKRLIRKQ
- a CDS encoding class I SAM-dependent methyltransferase; amino-acid sequence: MSSQSFGLTSYTDERIHCRVIQLLENRERGMLLDIGAGTGALSKKLQELGFSVSACDLHCDNFIPKEIPFKVANLNDALPYDNASFDVVVGTEIIEHLENPWHLVRELHRVTKPGGTIVLSTPNLDNWYVRLIFFLTGKLYNFLSSYEAIGHITPVFLWNLRRMCEGKFDIEQVLTTETKIPGLGLWLPLRGFFWGQCFVAQLQRVQETDVKPRTWYGNTEE
- the purT gene encoding formate-dependent phosphoribosylglycinamide formyltransferase: MKNLQLPQKIMLLGAGELGKEFVIAAQRLGNFVVAIDRYPNAPAMQVADASEVISMLNGDDLERVVNKYQPDFIVPEIEAIRTEKLEEFEQRGITVIPTAAATNYTMNRDRIRELAAQKLGVRTAKYAYASSLEELAQASAELGFPNVVKPVMSSSGKGQSIVYAANEVAAAWEYAIEGARGDTQKIIVEELIDFEIEITLLTVKQWDAPTIFCPPIGHRQERGDYQESWQPADISVAKIQQAEAIAAKVTDALGGAGIFGVEFFITQDEVIFSELSPRPHDTGMVTLISQNLNEFELHLRAILGLPIPKIDVFAPSASAVILAEKHSAQISFANVAKALETVDVDLKLFGKPDSRPYRRMGVALAKADTIELAREKAFKAASAISINSGI